The stretch of DNA TGTGTGTNNNNNNNNNNNNNNNNNNNNNNNNNNNNNNNNNNNNNNNNNNNNNNNNNNNNNNNNNNNNNNNNNNNNNNNNNNNNNNNNNNNNNNNNNNNNNNNNNNNNNNNNNNNNNNNNNNNNNNNNNNNNNNNNNNNNNNNNNNNNNNNNNNNNNGCACGACATCGAGGAGGTGAGGACGGCTGCATCTCGAATCAATCCCAGATCAGCCAAACGGGCACGTCCAAGCGAGCCGTTAACAGCCGTCATGCCGCGCCGCCACTTGTTTGCCACGTAGGGCCGATAGGTGGCCCCCAGCTGTTGTAATCGGGGTCAAAACGCGCTCATCGCTTGGTCATTGGTCTTTTATGTAATTTTTAAAAAGTGGTGTGAAATTACTAACGATATCGCAATTGTGATGGTGAAAGATGCGGGAATTCGAGACATTTGCCTTCTAGTTGACAGACACACGTACATGGGCATGTGTTGCACTTGGTAGCTAGGACTAGTTGCGGTACAGACATTATCACAGCTCAGCTTTGATCAGCGCACTACGCGTGGCGTACTAGCAAGCCTTGCATAATTGAGCTCATGATCTGAGTGTGGCGAGGAAGCACTCAGCCAAACCTCCATGCATGGCCAGTGTCTGGCGTGCGAGGAAAAGACAACACAATCGGCGGGGGCGTCGCCCTCGGTCCATACGAATCATCCAGCTGCCTCCCACCGAGTCAAACCCGAAACCCCAAAGCCACACGAACCGGAACCGGAAACAAAGGCGGCAACACAAAGTGGAGAAATCATGGGCCGTATGGCCATTGGCCAGGAAGGGTGCACGAAACCCCGACGTGCCATTCCATTTCCACGCGGAGAACGATTGCACGGACCTATAAATACGTCGCCGCTCACTAAACCACACCCAAACACGTAGTGCACCTCCTCCACTAAAAGATCATCAGCCTTCAGCAGAGCTACACTAGCTCCAAGCCACCGAGAGAAAAATGGCCGGCTTCTCGTGCACGAGCACGAGCCATGCTGCAGTTGCACTGGTTTCGGTGCTGCTGCTGAGCCTCGCGCACGGCTCGCTGGGGGCTCATGGAGCCAGGAGGCTCATGGAGCTGTACAAGCCGGACCCCAGCGAGCTCCTCACTTACCACAACGGCGCCGTGCTGCAGGGCGCCATCCCGGTCACCGTGCTCTGGTACGGCCGCTTCACGCCGGCCCAGAAGGCCGTCGTCTCCGACTTCCTCCTCTCGCTCACCGCCGCCTCCCCGGCGCCGACCCCGTCCGTCTCGCAGTGGTGGGGCACCATCGCCCAGCTCTACCTCTCCAAGGCCAAGGGCGCCAACGCCAAGCGCGCGACGCAGGTGGCGCTCGCCGGGCAGGTCTCCGACGAGCGCTGCTCGCTCGGGAAGAGCCTCGCGCTGCCCCAGCTCGCGGCGCTGGCCGCCAGGGCCAAGCCCCGGAAGGGCGGCATCGCGCTGGTGCTCACCGCGGAGGACGTGGCCGTGGAGGGCTTCTGCCGGAGCCGGTGCGGCCTGCACGGCTCCGACGCCGCGGCCCGCACCGCGTACGTGTGGGTCGGCAACTCCGCCTCGCAGTGCCCCGGGCAGTGCGCGTGGCCGTTCCACAAGCCGGCGTACGGGCCCCAGGCGCCGGCGCTGGTGGCCCCGAGCGGCGACGTCGGGATGGACGGCATGGTGATGAACGTCGCCAGCATGGTCGCCGGCGCCGTCACCAACCCGTTCGGCGACGGGTTCTACCAGGGCCCCAGGGAGGCGCCGCTGGAGGCCGCCACGGCGTGCCCGGGGGTCTACGGCAGCGGCGCGTCCCCCGGCTACGCCGGGAACCTGGCGGTGGACGCCACCACCGGGGCGAGCTACAATGCCAACGGGGCCAACGGGAGGAAGTACCTCCTTCCCGCGCTCTTCGACCCTGACACGTCCACCTGTTCGACCTTGGTGTAATTTACTATGGTGCAATTTGTAAGGATACGTTGTAGCAGTACTGTGTATAGGATGATCGATGAGATATGATGCTCTGTTTTGTTTTGAAATGCTCTGCTTCTTGCGTGTGATCTTCGCAGAGGCGTTGCTGCAACTTTTGCCGCACCGCGTACAGGCCTATCGGTTCAGAAATTGCAACACCGCCTGTTCAGAGACAAGAAAAGAGGAAATTGCTGCACTGGCTTTCTGCGCAATAATGTAAAGGATACCTGAAAATGTTTGTATTCGAGCAATAATGCAGGCATATGCCAATTTATCATCATGGACACAAAACTGTGATATTCTCCAAAGAACTTTCATCCTAAACCTAACAAAACCCCGGTAACCAAAGATTAGTTTAGTTTGACA from Triticum dicoccoides isolate Atlit2015 ecotype Zavitan chromosome 6A, WEW_v2.0, whole genome shotgun sequence encodes:
- the LOC119317948 gene encoding protein PHOSPHATE-INDUCED 1-like, translated to MAGFSCTSTSHAAVALVSVLLLSLAHGSLGAHGARRLMELYKPDPSELLTYHNGAVLQGAIPVTVLWYGRFTPAQKAVVSDFLLSLTAASPAPTPSVSQWWGTIAQLYLSKAKGANAKRATQVALAGQVSDERCSLGKSLALPQLAALAARAKPRKGGIALVLTAEDVAVEGFCRSRCGLHGSDAAARTAYVWVGNSASQCPGQCAWPFHKPAYGPQAPALVAPSGDVGMDGMVMNVASMVAGAVTNPFGDGFYQGPREAPLEAATACPGVYGSGASPGYAGNLAVDATTGASYNANGANGRKYLLPALFDPDTSTCSTLV